The following coding sequences are from one bacterium window:
- the rsfS gene encoding ribosome silencing factor, whose protein sequence is MPDASPGYALAERAVWHLLEKKAEDLTILDLRGRSDVCDFYVVATGNSEQQVTALAKHLYNAMVAVGQKAKGTEGMQDGRWALLDFFDVVVHVFRGEAREYFRLEHLWGDAPRLDLGPDHFAADDVAARHPDLKFTFTTGA, encoded by the coding sequence ATGCCCGACGCCTCGCCGGGGTACGCCCTGGCCGAACGGGCGGTCTGGCACCTGCTCGAGAAGAAGGCCGAGGACCTGACCATCCTCGACCTGCGCGGCCGCTCGGACGTGTGCGACTTCTACGTCGTGGCCACGGGCAACAGCGAACAGCAGGTCACCGCCCTGGCCAAGCACCTCTACAACGCCATGGTGGCGGTGGGGCAGAAGGCCAAGGGCACCGAGGGCATGCAGGACGGTCGCTGGGCCCTGCTCGACTTCTTCGACGTGGTCGTGCACGTCTTCCGCGGCGAGGCCCGCGAGTACTTCCGGCTCGAGCATCTCTGGGGCGACGCGCCCCGGCTCGATCTCGGCCCCGACCATTTCGCCGCCGACGACGTGGCCGCGCGCCATCCCGACCTGAAGTTCACCTTCACGACCGGCGCCTGA